The Herminiimonas arsenitoxidans genome window below encodes:
- a CDS encoding EAL domain-containing protein: MHAKNQGDYPRDSSPKISFIQRHLRLVILWPLLALLLMALLWSAIYSKLANDKKLLQENAAKQAVSISKAYAQYLTRTLEQLDQLSQQIKYGWERSNGYLGFEEMADQGLLNIPQFASIAIYDENGVPVTTTIPVTETFTVTDRDYFQFHQKNVSSELRIGAPTIGRLSKKKIVQVSRRLENEDGTFGGVLVIGIAPEFFTLFSDDPILGHDGILAFVGEDGVERMTKVNDHYSDGLSLIPLPTAKNNGIADMTANVALLPSAQTHFITTQKINDYPFFVLVGLSKEDILLPYEDHHDMYRKIAIIGSGILFLFAAMAMWMSIRLAWRKQQADAIRETYRIATEGGNEGFYILLPMRDRNGYITDFQVVDCNEKGASFYNIDKEKFTGVKVSDFYSGSYFEKVMGAYRIAMETGFYEDDYPVPPESPIDAEWLKRKFVRSENGLAVTLRDISEPKRHEREMARLATEDGLTALPNRHWLMTYLPRALATAKANHTMLAILFIDLDDFKNINDTLGHSAGDQLLCTVAMRLRSVVRASDKIIRIGGDEFTVILEAIHSEEEAAHIAFSINQILREPFDISRDTTPQKNKIGASIGISIFPRDGQDVETLIKNADIAMYAAKTGCKGQFRFYDHTLYEDIKMRLNTEQELLQAVKEDQFLIYYQPRVQTLTGKLLGVEALIRWQHPERGLVMPNDFISLAEETGLINPIGEIVVDKVCAQLAAWIKQGVEVVPVSVNVSPHQFNEGKVKKMLAANLEKYAIPAKLLEIELTESAMMRNVGDIFDEITAINGMGIKVHVDDFGTGYSSLSLLQRLDMDVLKIDQAFTSQLGRGKDGEIFFTAIVSMAKALGMRVVAEGVETIEQLKILQTLSCDEIQGYYVARPLPAGDIAAVIHKQNLFP, translated from the coding sequence ATGCATGCGAAAAACCAAGGGGATTACCCGCGCGATAGCTCACCGAAAATCAGTTTCATTCAACGTCATCTACGTCTCGTCATTTTGTGGCCCCTGCTCGCCTTGTTATTGATGGCTTTGCTATGGAGTGCCATCTATTCAAAACTGGCGAACGACAAAAAACTGCTACAAGAAAATGCAGCCAAACAAGCCGTTTCCATTTCCAAGGCTTACGCACAATATTTAACCAGAACCCTGGAACAACTGGATCAGCTATCACAGCAAATAAAATATGGATGGGAACGTTCTAACGGTTACCTAGGCTTTGAGGAAATGGCGGATCAAGGTTTATTGAACATTCCACAATTTGCATCCATCGCCATTTACGATGAGAACGGTGTACCTGTAACAACCACGATTCCTGTTACTGAAACGTTCACCGTCACTGATCGCGATTATTTTCAATTTCATCAAAAAAACGTTTCCAGCGAATTACGTATAGGTGCACCTACGATAGGTAGATTAAGCAAGAAAAAAATCGTACAAGTATCTCGCCGACTTGAAAACGAAGATGGCACATTCGGTGGCGTTCTCGTCATTGGAATTGCTCCAGAATTCTTTACACTTTTTTCCGACGACCCCATTCTTGGGCACGATGGAATACTTGCCTTCGTTGGTGAAGATGGTGTTGAACGCATGACCAAAGTGAATGACCACTACAGTGACGGCCTATCACTCATACCACTTCCTACGGCTAAAAATAATGGCATCGCAGACATGACGGCTAATGTCGCCCTGCTTCCCAGCGCGCAGACGCATTTCATCACAACACAAAAAATAAACGACTATCCTTTTTTTGTATTGGTCGGCTTAAGCAAGGAAGATATTCTGCTGCCTTATGAAGACCATCACGACATGTATCGAAAAATTGCCATCATCGGCAGTGGCATTCTGTTTCTATTTGCTGCCATGGCGATGTGGATGTCGATACGATTGGCTTGGCGAAAACAGCAAGCCGATGCCATCAGGGAGACCTATCGCATCGCTACGGAAGGTGGTAACGAAGGGTTTTATATTCTGCTGCCGATGCGTGACAGGAATGGATACATTACCGATTTCCAAGTCGTGGATTGTAATGAAAAAGGTGCATCGTTCTACAACATCGATAAAGAAAAATTTACCGGCGTCAAAGTTTCAGATTTCTATTCTGGCTCATATTTTGAAAAAGTCATGGGTGCTTATCGCATCGCGATGGAAACCGGCTTCTATGAAGATGATTACCCAGTGCCGCCAGAAAGTCCTATCGATGCAGAATGGCTGAAAAGGAAATTTGTCCGTTCAGAAAATGGCCTCGCCGTTACCTTGCGCGACATTAGCGAACCCAAGCGCCACGAACGTGAAATGGCACGTCTAGCGACAGAAGATGGCCTGACAGCTTTGCCGAATCGCCATTGGCTCATGACGTATCTGCCAAGAGCGCTGGCAACAGCCAAAGCCAATCACACCATGTTGGCTATTCTGTTCATCGATCTGGATGATTTTAAAAATATCAACGATACACTCGGCCATTCTGCTGGTGATCAACTCTTGTGTACTGTAGCAATGCGCTTAAGATCCGTCGTGCGCGCAAGCGACAAAATCATCAGAATCGGCGGTGACGAATTCACCGTCATATTGGAAGCGATTCATAGCGAAGAAGAAGCCGCGCATATCGCGTTTTCCATCAACCAGATTTTGCGCGAACCCTTTGATATCTCACGCGACACGACACCACAAAAAAACAAGATAGGTGCCTCCATCGGCATCAGCATATTCCCGCGCGACGGGCAGGATGTGGAAACCTTGATCAAGAATGCGGACATCGCAATGTATGCAGCAAAAACCGGCTGCAAAGGGCAATTCCGTTTTTATGACCACACGCTATACGAAGACATCAAGATGCGGCTCAATACAGAACAGGAGCTGCTGCAAGCGGTCAAGGAAGATCAATTCCTGATCTATTACCAACCGCGCGTGCAAACGTTGACCGGTAAATTACTTGGTGTAGAGGCACTCATCCGCTGGCAACATCCAGAACGTGGACTGGTCATGCCGAACGACTTTATCAGCTTGGCTGAAGAAACAGGTTTGATCAATCCAATCGGTGAAATCGTCGTCGATAAAGTATGCGCACAACTTGCTGCATGGATAAAACAAGGTGTTGAAGTTGTCCCTGTATCCGTCAATGTCTCCCCGCATCAGTTCAATGAAGGCAAGGTCAAAAAGATGCTGGCGGCCAATCTGGAAAAATATGCGATTCCTGCGAAGCTCCTGGAAATAGAACTGACCGAATCAGCAATGATGCGCAATGTCGGCGACATCTTCGATGAAATTACCGCCATCAACGGGATGGGCATCAAGGTACATGTCGATGATTTCGGCACCGGATATTCATCACTCTCTCTATTGCAACGACTGGATATGGATGTACTCAAGATCGACCAAGCATTTACTTCGCAACTTGGCAGAGGCAAAGAT
- a CDS encoding SAM-dependent methyltransferase → MNDRNNNLVTSSSLLPESFSTPQTDAALRILKHLLHNFPGATAFRLMGEKLDEIEITTPKFTLLLRDPAVLRKLVFGRSPLPLADAYINGLIDIDGDLYAALGLKQYFASFDFSLGTRWALLRDAWRLPSKPKNLPTTPFGSGDFAHKHSKSSDQAAISFHYDVSNSFYKLWLDKQMVYSCAYFHTLDDTLEQAQENKLDHICRKLRLKPGERFLDVGCGWGAMVCWAASHYGVKAHGITLSQKQYEYAQARIQAEGLSHLVTVELRDYRDLEGESVYDKISSIGMFEHVGLANLPVYNSTIKRVLRPGGLFLNHGITHDEEGWQRTIDTEFINRYVFPDGELDTVSNIQRRMEQTGFEIHDVEALRPHYALTLRQWVSRLEDKREDALQYVGESAYRVWRLYMAACALEFEYGGTGIYQILASKPGGPVPAVPLTRSDIYAAGS, encoded by the coding sequence ATGAACGATCGAAACAACAATCTCGTAACCTCTTCTTCCTTGTTACCAGAATCTTTCAGTACTCCGCAGACAGATGCTGCGCTGCGTATTCTGAAGCATCTTTTGCATAATTTTCCAGGTGCGACAGCATTTCGTTTGATGGGTGAAAAGCTCGACGAAATCGAAATTACGACACCGAAATTCACGCTGCTGTTAAGAGATCCCGCTGTCTTGCGCAAGCTGGTATTCGGCCGCAGTCCTTTGCCGCTGGCCGATGCCTATATCAATGGCCTGATCGATATCGATGGCGATCTGTATGCGGCGCTTGGTTTGAAGCAGTATTTTGCATCCTTCGATTTTTCACTGGGGACGCGTTGGGCGCTATTGCGTGATGCATGGCGCCTTCCATCCAAACCAAAAAATTTGCCGACCACACCTTTCGGCTCTGGTGATTTTGCGCACAAGCATTCCAAGAGTAGCGATCAGGCGGCGATTTCCTTTCACTACGATGTGTCGAACTCTTTCTATAAATTGTGGCTGGACAAGCAGATGGTGTATTCGTGCGCCTACTTTCATACGCTGGACGACACGTTGGAGCAAGCGCAAGAAAACAAACTGGATCATATCTGTCGCAAATTGCGTTTGAAGCCCGGTGAACGCTTCCTTGACGTTGGTTGTGGCTGGGGTGCAATGGTGTGCTGGGCTGCAAGTCATTATGGCGTGAAGGCGCATGGCATTACATTGAGTCAGAAACAGTATGAGTATGCGCAAGCGCGTATTCAGGCAGAAGGCTTGAGCCATCTGGTGACGGTTGAGTTGCGTGATTATCGCGATCTGGAAGGTGAGTCTGTCTACGACAAGATTTCCAGTATTGGCATGTTTGAGCATGTAGGCCTAGCTAATTTGCCGGTCTATAACTCCACGATCAAACGCGTGTTGCGTCCGGGTGGTCTATTCCTTAATCACGGCATTACGCATGATGAAGAAGGCTGGCAACGCACGATAGATACGGAATTCATTAATCGTTATGTCTTCCCGGATGGTGAGCTGGATACAGTCAGCAATATTCAACGTCGTATGGAGCAGACCGGTTTTGAAATTCATGATGTCGAGGCGTTGCGTCCGCACTATGCGCTTACGCTCAGACAATGGGTCAGCAGATTAGAAGATAAGCGAGAGGATGCGCTGCAGTATGTCGGCGAATCAGCGTACCGCGTCTGGCGTTTGTATATGGCGGCATGTGCATTGGAATTTGAATACGGGGGAACTGGCATCTATCAAATCCTTGCATCGAAACCAGGCGGGCCAGTTCCTGCAGTGCCATTGACGCGGAGTGATATCTACGCTGCGGGTAGTTAG
- a CDS encoding RluA family pseudouridine synthase: protein MTACIDNFVAPPCVDDIEIVYQDDALLLINKPSGLLTLSGKNPLNLDSVHYRLVQQFPTALMIHRLDLGTSGLLVVALNKTIAAHINRQFQSRTVVKTYQAVLAGQVDADAGDIELPIAKDPVNFPKLKICFDTGKAASSHYQVLSRQREADTTRVLFTPHTGRTHQLRIHSAGLGHPILGCDLYGTPESERMAARLLLHATTLEFEHPISGERFYGMSDCPF from the coding sequence ATGACTGCTTGTATAGATAACTTTGTGGCACCGCCCTGTGTAGACGACATTGAAATCGTCTACCAGGATGATGCCTTATTGCTGATCAATAAACCCAGCGGCTTGTTGACGCTGTCAGGCAAGAATCCTCTCAATCTGGATTCGGTACATTATCGTCTGGTACAGCAGTTCCCGACGGCGCTGATGATACATAGACTGGATCTGGGCACTTCTGGTTTATTGGTTGTTGCCCTCAACAAAACGATCGCGGCTCATATCAATCGACAATTTCAGTCGCGTACTGTGGTCAAAACTTATCAGGCAGTATTGGCCGGGCAGGTCGATGCAGACGCTGGTGATATTGAGTTGCCGATCGCCAAAGATCCAGTCAACTTCCCAAAACTAAAAATTTGTTTTGATACAGGCAAGGCTGCGAGCAGTCATTACCAAGTCCTGAGTAGGCAGAGAGAAGCGGATACCACTCGTGTATTGTTCACGCCGCATACAGGGCGCACCCATCAATTGCGCATACACAGCGCAGGACTAGGACACCCCATTCTCGGCTGCGATCTTTACGGCACGCCTGAGAGTGAGCGTATGGCTGCCAGGCTTTTATTGCATGCGACTACTTTGGAGTTTGAACATCCAATTAGCGGCGAACGTTTTTACGGTATGAGCGACTGTCCGTTTTAA